A window of Macrotis lagotis isolate mMagLag1 chromosome 1, bilby.v1.9.chrom.fasta, whole genome shotgun sequence genomic DNA:
AATccctttgttttatatataaagactctaaggctcagagagattaaatgtgATCATGATTGGAGATATTTCCAGCAGCTACAGTATCCAAGCCCAAGAAAAGTGATGCCCAGGGCTGAGGAGGGAAAAGATAGCACTGTTTAGTTTTGGATATATCCCTTAAAATTGTGGAGgatggaggagggggaaagaggatCTAGGGAATTGAAATTTCACAGCTCTATCAATGGAACTGGGATCAGTGGCATCCCAGTCCCAGAACAACCTTCATTCCTAGTCCCTAGGGGATGTGGGATAAAGAGGAGGGTAATTTGGACCATGAGCTTCCTTGTTCTAAGATTTGGGGCAAAAGATTTCTCTGAGACAGATATTCCACAGGCCAGTCGGAAAGCAGGGACTCGGGGGAAGGTGGCAGCCGCCAAGCAGGCCCAGCGGGGATCTTCAAATGTCTTTTCCATGTTCGAGCAAGCACAGATTCAAGAGTTTAAGGAGGTGAGAACTTCACCCACTCAGCCCTCTAGTATccctatttctccttttcctcctgtttttctatattctcttttttttccctgaaaaatatTGTCGTGGTGAAAAGTACTGACTCTATAGACAGAGGGGTTAGGTTCAAATCTCCCCTTCTGCTATTTAATACTGGTATAACTTTGGACCAAGTCAATTTTAAATCTTCCCACCTCAGTTTCCAAAATGGTGACTAGAAGATTCTagagctatgatcctatgatctttccaaacttctttctttcttcttccttatgcTGGCCTAAAAGTCTGGATTAATTAAATGATGGTGCCTGAATCTCCTGCCAAATCATtcaatcccttccttttctcctactTGTCTCATTTAATCTGTGGCCTGCCCATCCTCTCACCCATCCAGGATTCCTTCCTTGAGTCCTCGAGGGAGGGAGCACCTGTCCCTCTCTCTTGGAGGCCCAGTAAGTTCTGTTACTGACCCAAGAAATTGGGACCTCTCTGTCTCACAGGCCTTCAGTTGCATTGATCAAAACCGAGATGGTATCATCAGCAAATCGGATCTGAAGGAGACCTACTCCCAACTAGGTGAGCTAGCAGGCTGCACTCTCCAGCCCATTACTTTCTCAATGAGACAGGATCAATAGATCAGTTCTTCACACAGTCCCCTCCTTCTCCATGCTTATCTCCCAAAGATCAGCTCCCTCATCTCATGGAGTTGACAAGGAAAAGTTAAGAATCCTGGATTCCATGAATTTAGAGGTTGTCAAGTCCATCCCTTCATTTTACGGAAAGGGAAACTAAATCAgaatgagttaaatgacttactaagggtcatacaactaataagaatctgaggcaGTATGGGAAGCCAGGTATTacagactccaaatccagactCCTTTTACCATACCAAGCCTGCCTCAGTATGGACCTGAATTTAATCATCTCTCATAGAACtggcttttcttcctctttcctctcctccctgaTCTCCATCTCTCTTCACTCTCAGGTCCTCTCTCTCACCCTCTTCTCACACCTCCACCCCAAGCTCACAActcctctccactcccctcccctccccttacaCCTCTCCTCTCAGTACATTAACAAAGCTCACCCTTTACCATTATCTGCTCAAACCTTTCCagaattctgttttctctctcctacccaattttacattttcctctgaGCTCACACCCCCCGGCTTATTATTCTCCTCAGACCTCTCCCAAAGTTCCcttcttttttaaagcaaatttggTTATTTTGTACTTAATGGAAATAAACCAAGCACTTccatagtatagtataataaaatGATGATTGCACACCAAATCTCAAATTCACTATGTAtagcttgctatttccttctaaaaacacaacaaaattaccatgtaaatttccttttttttcttttctccccttcccctcaccACCCCCATGGCTACCTTTAGACAcaaataggtgtgtgtgtgtgtgtgtgtgtgtgtgtgtgtgtgtgtgtgtgtgtgcgtgtgtgtatgtgtgtatagtatatatttaaattattttatacatacttcTTTACACATGCGTTCTTTCTCTGAGTGCATATTAGAGTTTTCTTCACATgtcctttatatttaatttgtatatttataaatcaaaataacttattagttcaaaatcatttcttaaaacaatattgctgtaccatatacaatattcttttggttctactcattttgctcCTTAtttcatgcatgtctttccatgtttttctaagattattgagttcatcatttcttattacaaataatgatgatgatgatgataataataataataataacaataatgttgttcttcattttcaaagaagaccccaacattggggaggtgatgccatgaattggatttttttttcaaggcaaatggggttaagtggcttgcccaaggccacatagctaggtaattattaagtgtctgagactgtatttgaacccaggtactcctgactccagggccagtgctttatccactatgccacctagctgcccccatgaattggatttaaatgagggagtgCCATGCTAAGTcgccagcctcaatttctcctccagagccatctgggtccagtggccagttatgaatcaggatgactggagatggccttggattcgaggcaatcaaggttaagtgacttgcccaaggtcacacagctagtaagtgtctgaggtcaaatttgaacccaggtcctcctgacctaagagcaggtgctctacccactacaccatctagctgcccttatagCAAATAGTagccatcataatcatatactataatttgttgaGCCAATCCCCAACTGATCAGCATccctgtttccaattcttttccatcagCAAGAGAGCTGctacaaacatttaaaaacatttagagtcttttcctttttctctaatcatctttggaaatagccCTAGTAGACAGTTctaaatcaaagggtatataggcagtttaataactcaatttttttttgctcccttccattctttcccatttcccccaccctcccacccaCAAAGCATTTCCTTTCTGGTTTCACCATGAGTAGTGGAAGGCTAGGTATGCCTACAGGGTtgaggatttggggggggggtattatttctttctcattccatGCTCTCTTCCAGGAAGAGCAAATGTGCCTGAGGAAGAGTTGGATGAGATGCTACAGGAAGGAAAGGGTCCAATCAACTTCACAGTCTT
This region includes:
- the MYL7 gene encoding myosin regulatory light chain 2, atrial isoform; translated protein: MASRKAGTRGKVAAAKQAQRGSSNVFSMFEQAQIQEFKEAFSCIDQNRDGIISKSDLKETYSQLGRANVPEEELDEMLQEGKGPINFTVFLTLFGEKLNGTDPEESILSAFRMFDPSGSGVVNKEEFKQLLLTQADKFSPAEVEQMFSLTPMDLSGNIDYKSLCYIITHGDEKEE